The following coding sequences lie in one Xyrauchen texanus isolate HMW12.3.18 chromosome 25, RBS_HiC_50CHRs, whole genome shotgun sequence genomic window:
- the LOC127618514 gene encoding somatostatin-1B-like: MREECHKTHCIQQDGMQFLATLVSLLLVLYSVKAAAVLPVEERNLVHSRELSKERKELILKLISGLLDEVDNSVLAGDMAPAPLEMEEPLESRLEERAIYNRLSQLPQRDRKAPCKNFFWKTFTSC, from the exons ATGAGAGAAGAGTGTCACAAAACTCACTGTATACAACAAGACGG TATGCAGTTTTTGGCAACCCTAGTGTCTCTTTTGCTGGTGCTGTACAGTGTGAAAGCAGCTGCTGTGCTTCCAGTGGAGGAGAGGAACCTAGTGCACAGTAGG GAACTGAGTAAAGAGCGTAAGGAGCTGATCCTAAAGCTGATTTCTGGGCTGCTGGATGAAGTAGATAACAGcgtgcttgctggggacatggcACCAGCCCCTCTGGAGATGGAGGAGCCTCTTGAGTCCCGTCTGGAAGAAAGGGCCATCTACAACCGGTTATCACAGCTGCCACAGCGTGACCGAAAAGCCCCCTGCAAAAACTTCTTCTGGAAGACCTTCACATCGTGCTAA
- the srm gene encoding spermidine synthase, whose amino-acid sequence MDNIKEGWFTETCTLWPGQAMSLQVEEVLYHKKSNFQDVMVFKSKTYGNVLVLDGVIQCTERDEFSYQEMIANLPLCCHPCPKKVLIIGGGDGGVLREVVKHPLVESVVQCEIDEDVINVSKKYLPGMAKGFFSPKLTLNVGDGFEFMKQNQDAFDIIITDSSDPVGPAESLFKESYYQLMKTALREGGILCCQGECQWLHLELIKEMRIFCKTLFPVVDYAYCTIPTYPSGQIGFMLCSKNPKTNFREPVRELTRDEIESMGLKYYNPEIHLAAFILPEFARKVLSEA is encoded by the exons ATGGACAACATCAAAGAAGGGTGGTTCACCGAAACGTGCACATTATGGCCTGGTCAAGCGATGAGTCTTCAAGTGGAGGAAGTGTTGTATCataaaaaatctaatttccagGATGTGATGGTTTTTAAAAG TAAAACATATGGAAATGTGTTGGTTTTGGATGGAGTCATCCAGTGCACAGAGCGGGATGAATTTTCTTATCAGGAAATGATAGCAAATCTACCTCTCTGCTGCCACCCTTGCCCCAAGAAG GTTCTCATCATTGGTGGAGGAGATGGTGGTGTCTTGAGAGAGGTGGTAAAGCATCCACTGGTTGAGTCGGTTGTTCAGTGTGAGATCGATGAG GATGTAATAAATGTCTCCAAGAAGTATCTCCCTGGAATGGCGAAGGGTTTCTTTAGTCCCAAACTTACTCTGAATGTAGGTGATGGATTTGAATTCATGAAGCAGAATCAGGATGCTTTTGACATCATCATCACAGACTCCTCAGACCCTGTTG GTCCAGCTGAAAGCTTGTTCAAAGAGTCTTACTATCAACTCATGAAAACTGCACTGCGCGAGGGAGGAATTCTGTGTTGCCAAG GAGAGTGTCAGTGGCTGCATTTGGAACTAATTAAGGAGATGCGAATCTTCTGTAAGACACTCTTTCCTGTAGTAGATTACGCCTACTGCACCATTCCAACATATCCAAGTGGCCAAATCGGCTTCATGCTTTGCAGTAAAAATCCA AAAACTAATTTCCGTGAACCAGTACGAGAACTAACAAGAGATGAGATTGAGAGCATGGGCCTGAAATATTACAATCCAGAAATCCACCTTGCTGCATTTATCCTCCCAGAATTTGCCAGAAAG GTGTTAAGTGAAGCATAA